One region of Glycine max cultivar Williams 82 chromosome 9, Glycine_max_v4.0, whole genome shotgun sequence genomic DNA includes:
- the LOC100799481 gene encoding probable 1-deoxy-D-xylulose-5-phosphate synthase 2, chloroplastic yields the protein MALSATFVKTNRSILPFHQNSSPNHGRIKQLCVRASASSLDDDEDRTVVRKEKDGWKIKFSSQKPATPLLDTINYPAHMKNLSLQDLEQLAAELRADVVHSVSNTGGHLSSSLGVVELTVALHHVFNTPEDKIIWDVGHQAYPHKILTGRRSRMHTIRKTSGLAGFPKREESVYDVFGTGHSSTSISAGLGMAVARDLLGKKNSIVSVIGDGAMTAGQAYEAMNNAGFLDSNMIIILNDNKQVSLPTATIDGPATPVGALSSALSKIQASTKFRKLREAAKGITKQIGGTTHQLAAKVDEYARGMISGSGSTLFEELGLYYIGPVDGHNIEDLVTILEKVKEMPAPGPTLIHVVTEKGKGYPPAEVAADKMHGVVKFVPTSGHQLKPKSSTLTYTQYFAESLIKEAEIDNKIVAIHAAMGGGTGLNYFHKRFPDRCFDVGIAEQHAVTFAAGLAAEGLKPFCAIYSSFLQRGYDQVVHDVDLQKLPVRFAMDRAGLVGADGPTHCGAFDITYMACLPNMVVMAPSDEAELMHMVATAAAIDDRPSCFRFPRGNGIGASLPLNNKGTPLEIGKGRILRQGSRVAILGYGSVVQQCLQAAQMLKPLDISVTVADARFCKPLDTDLIKLLGKEHEFLLTVEEGSIGGFGSHVSHFLSIVGLLDGPLKWRPMMLPDRYIEHGSPQDQTEEAGLSSKNIAATVLSLLERPKEALLFK from the exons ATGGCTCTCTCCGCCACCTTCGTTAAGACAAACCGTTCTATACTACCATTTCACCAAAATTCAAGTCCAAACCATGGTCGCATAAAACAG TTGTGTGTGAGGGCTTCAGCAAGTAGCTTGGATGACGACGAGGACAGAACAGTTGTAAGGAAAGAGAAAGATGGGTGGAAGATCAAATTCTCAAGCCAGAAACCAGCAACTCCCTTGCTGGATACAATCAATTATCCTGCACATATGAAGAATCTATCCTTACAG GATCTTGAACAACTCGCTGCAGAGCTAAGGGCAGACGTTGTACATAGTGTATCAAACACTGGGGGGCATCTTAGCTCAAGCTTGGGAGTAGTGGAATTAACAGTAGCTTTGCATCATGTTTTCAACACACCTGAGGACAAGATTATATGGGATGTAGGGCACCAG GCATACCCACACAAGATTCTCACAGGTAGAAGGTCCAGGATGCACACCATTAGGAAAACCTCGGGACTAGCTGGTTTTCCAAAAAGAGAAGAGAGCGTATATGATGTTTTTGGGACAGGGCATAGTTCTACAAGTATATCTGCCGGTCTTG gCATGGCAGTTGCAAGGGATCTATTGGGAAAGAAAAACAGCATTGTCTCGGTGATTGGAGATGGAGCAATGACTGCTGGCCAGGCTTATGAGGCCATGAATAATGCAGGGTTCCTTGACTCTAACATGATAATTATACTTAATGACAACAAGCAAGTTTCTTTGCCTACTGCTACTATTGATGGTCCTGCAACTCCAGTTGGAGCCCTCAGTAGTGCCTTAAGCAAAATTCAAGCAAGCACCAAATTCCGCAAACTTAGAGAAGCTGCGAAA GGCATCACAAAGCAGATAGGAGGAACAACACACCAACTTGCAGCAAAGGTAGATGAGTATGCAAGAGGTATGATCAGTGGTTCTGGTTCTACACTTTTTGAGGAGCTCGGCTTATACTACATAGGCCCTGTGGATGGTCACAACATTGAAGATCTTGTCACCATTTTGGAAAAGGTGAAAGAAATGCCTGCCCCAGGTCCAACATTGATTCATGTTGTGACAGAAAAAGGGAAGGGATACCCCCCAGCAGAAGTAGCTGCTGATAAAATGCATG GTGTGGTTAAGTTTGTACCAACATCAGGTCATCAATTGAAACCAAAATCATCCACACTTACATACACTCAGTACTTTGCCGAGTCATTGATAAAAGAAGCAGAAATAGACAATAAGATAGTAGCCATTCACGCAGCAATGGGTGGCGGGACAGGTCTAAATTATTTCCATAAAAGGTTTCCAGACCGCTGCTTTGATGTGGGGATAGCTGAACAACACGCAGTTACATTTGCAGCTGGTTTAGCAGCAGAAGGTCTCAAGCCATTTTGTGCCATTTATTCATCATTTCTGCAACGTGGATATGATCAG GTGGTCCATGATGTAGATCTTCAGAAACTACCAGTACGATTTGCTATGGATAGAGCTGGTTTGGTTGGAGCAGATGGACCAACGCATTGTGGGGCATTTGATATCACATACATGGCCTGCTTGCCCAATATGGTGGTCATGGCTCCATCAGATGAAGCTGAGCTGATGCACATGGTTGCAACAGCAGCAGCCATAGATGACAGACCAAGCTGCTTTAGATTTCCAAGAGGCAACGGAATTGGAGCCAGTTTGCCCCTCAATAACAAAGGAACTCCACTTGAG atAGGAAAGGGCAGAATTCTGAGACAAGGGAGCAGAGTTGCTATTTTAGGATACGGTTCTGTAGTTCAGCAATGCTTGCAAGCAGCACAAATGCTCAAACCACTAGACATTTCTGTGACAGTTGCTGATGCTAGGTTTTGCAAACCTTTGGATACTGATCTCATAAAGCTATTAGGTAAGGAGCACGAGTTTCTCCTTACAGTGGAAGAGGGTTCTATTGGAGGTTTTGGTTCACATGTTTCACATTTCCTAAGTATAGTTGGCCTCCTGGATGGACCACTGAAG TGGAGACCTATGATGCTTCCCGATAGATACATTGAACATGGATCACCACAAGATCAGACAGAAGAAGCAGGACTTTCATCAAAGAACATTGCCGCAACAGTCTTGTCTCTTCTGGAAAGGCCAAAAGAAGCTCTATTGTTCAAGTAA
- the LOC100798964 gene encoding pentatricopeptide repeat-containing protein At5g65570 isoform X1, with amino-acid sequence MNFYSSLIAQSAHTKSLTTLRAVHTNVIKSGFSYSFLGHKLIDGYIKCGSLAEARKLFDELPSRHIVTWNSMISSHISHGKSKEAVEFYGNMLMEGVLPDAYTFSAISKAFSQLGLIRHGQRAHGLAVVLGLEVLDGFVASALVDMYAKFDKMRDAHLVFRRVLEKDVVLFTALIVGYAQHGLDGEALKIFEDMVNRGVKPNEYTLACILINCGNLGDLVNGQLIHGLVVKSGLESVVASQTSLLTMYSRCNMIEDSIKVFNQLDYANQVTWTSFVVGLVQNGREEVAVSIFREMIRCSISPNPFTLSSILQACSSLAMLEVGEQIHAITMKLGLDGNKYAGAALINLYGKCGNMDKARSVFDVLTELDVVAINSMIYAYAQNGFGHEALELFERLKNMGLVPNGVTFISILLACNNAGLVEEGCQIFASIRNNHNIELTIDHFTCMIDLLGRSRRLEEAAMLIEEVRNPDVVLWRTLLNSCKIHGEVEMAEKVMSKILELAPGDGGTHILLTNLYASAGKWNQVIEMKSTIRDLKLKKSPAMSWVDVDREVHTFMAGDLSHPRSLEIFEMLHGLMKKVKTLGYNPNTRFVLQDLDEEKKISSLYYHSEKLAIAYALWKTIGRTTTIRIFKNLRVCGDCHSWIKFVSLLTGRDIIARDSKRFHHFKGGLCSCKDYW; translated from the coding sequence ATGAATTTCTATTCTTCTCTGATTGCTCAATCCGCACACACAAAATCGTTAACTACCCTCAGAGCAGTTCACACTAACGTCATCAAATCTGGTTTCTCTTACTCATTTTTAGGCCACAAGCTCATTGATGGCTACATCAAATGCGGCAGCCTTGCGGAGGCACGCAAGCTGTTCGACGAATTGCCCAGCAGACACATAGTTACTTGGAATTCGATGATCTCTTCTCATATCAGTCACGGGAAGAGCAAAGAAGCCGTTGAGTTTTATGGCAACATGCTTATGGAGGGTGTTTTACCTGATGCTTACACCTTCTCTGCCATCTCTAAGGCTTTTTCGCAGTTGGGTCTCATACGCCATGGCCAGAGGGCTCATGGGTTGGCGGTGGTTTTGGGTTTGGAGGTCCTGGATGGGTTTGTTGCTAGTGCCCTTGTTGATATGTATGCCAAGTTTGATAAAATGAGGGATGCCCATTTGGTGTTTCGCCGTGTTTTGGAGAAAGATGTTGTCTTGTTCACTGCATTGATTGTGGGTTATGCTCAGCATGGTCTTGATGGGGAAGCTTTAAAGATTTTTGAGGACATGGTCAATAGGGGTGTTAAGCCTAATGAGTATACCCTTGCTTGCATCCTGATAAATTGTGGCAATCTAGGGGATTTAGTTAATGGCCAGTTGATTCATGGTCTTGTAGTTAAGTCTGGTCTGGAATCTGTTGTTGCTTCACAGACTTCACTCCTTACCATGTATTCAAGATGCAACATGATCGAGGATTCTATAAAAGTGTTTAATCAGCTTGATTATGCAAATCAGGTGACCTGGACATCTTTTGTAGTGGGTCTTGTGCAAAATGGCAGAGAGGAGGTTGCTGTGTCAATATTCAGGGAAATGATTCGTTGTTCAATAAGTCCAAATCCTTTCACATTGTCCAGTATTCTTCAAGCATGCTCAAGCCTTGCAATGCTTGAAGTAGGGGAACAGATCCATGCCATAACCATGAAACTAGGATTGGATGGAAATAAGTATGCTGGTGCAGCACTGATTAATTTGTATGGAAAATGTGGAAATATGGATAAGGCGAGATCTGTTTTTGATGTGCTAACTGAGTTAGATGTAGTAGCCATCAATTCAATGATCTATGCTTATGCCCAAAATGGTTTTGGGCATGAAGCACTTGAGCTGTTCGAAAGACTGAAAAATATGGGACTTGTGCCAAATGGTGTGACATTTATCAGTATTCTCTTGGCATGCAACAATGCAGGGTTAGTTGAAGAAGGCTGTCAAATATTTGCCTCCATTAGGAATAATCACAATATTGAATTGACAATAGACCATTTTACTTGTATGATTGATTTGCTAGGACGATCAAGGAGACTTGAAGAGGCTGCAATGTTGATAGAGGAAGTGAGAAATCCGGATGTGGTACTGTGGAGGACACTGCTGAACTCATGTAAGATTCATGGAGAGGTAGAAATGGCAGAGAAAGTTATGAGTAAAATCCTCGAGCTTGCTCCTGGTGATGGGGGAACACATATCCTCTTAACAAATCTTTATGCTTCTGCTGGGAAATGGAACCAGGTGATTGAGATGAAAAGCACAATAAGAGATCTGAAATTGAAGAAAAGTCCTGCAATGAGTTGGGTTGATGTTGATAGAGAGGTGCATACTTTTATGGCAGGAGATTTGTCTCACCCAAGGTCTCTTGAAATTTTTGAAATGTTGCATGGATTAATGAAGAAGGTTAAAACTCTGGGTTATAATCCTAATACCAGATTTGTGTTGCAGGATTTGgatgaagagaagaaaataagttcTTTATATTATCACAGTGAAAAATTAGCTATAGCTTATGCTTTATGGAAGACTATTGGTAGGACTACTACTATCAGGATTTTTAAGAATCTTAGAGTTTGTGGTGACTGCCACAGTTGGATaaaatttgtttctttacttACTGGGAGAGATATTATTGCTAGAGATTCAAAGAGATTCCATCATTTTAAAGGAGGTCTATGTTCCTGTAAAGATTACTGGTGA
- the LOC100798964 gene encoding pentatricopeptide repeat-containing protein At5g65570 isoform X2, whose protein sequence is MNFYSSLIAQSAHTKSLTTLRAVHTNVIKSGFSYSFLGHKLIDGYIKCGSLAEARKLFDELPSRHIVTWNSMISSHISHGKSKEAVEFYGNMLMEGVLPDAYTFSAISKAFSQLGLIRHGQRAHGLAVVLGLEVLDGFVASALVDMYAKFDKMRDAHLVFRRVLEKDVVLFTALIVGYAQHGLDGEALKIFEDMVNRGVKPNEYTLACILINCGNLGDLVNGQLIHGLVVKSGLESVVASQTSLLTMYSRCNMIEDSIKVFNQLDYANQVTWTSFVVGLVQNGREEVAVSIFREMIRCSISPNPFTLSSILQACSSLAMLEVGEQIHAITMKLGLDGNKYAGAALINLYGKCGNMDKARSVFDVLTELDVVAINSMIYAYAQNGFGHEALELFERLKNMGLVPNGVTFISILLACNNAGLVEEGCQIFASIRNNHNIELTIDHFTCMIDLLGRSRRLEEAAMLIEEVRNPDVVLWRTLLNSCKIHGEVEMAEKVMSKILELAPGDGGTHILLTNLYASAGKWNQVIEMKSTIRDLKLKKSPAMSWVDVDREVHTFMAGDLSHPRIWMKRRK, encoded by the exons ATGAATTTCTATTCTTCTCTGATTGCTCAATCCGCACACACAAAATCGTTAACTACCCTCAGAGCAGTTCACACTAACGTCATCAAATCTGGTTTCTCTTACTCATTTTTAGGCCACAAGCTCATTGATGGCTACATCAAATGCGGCAGCCTTGCGGAGGCACGCAAGCTGTTCGACGAATTGCCCAGCAGACACATAGTTACTTGGAATTCGATGATCTCTTCTCATATCAGTCACGGGAAGAGCAAAGAAGCCGTTGAGTTTTATGGCAACATGCTTATGGAGGGTGTTTTACCTGATGCTTACACCTTCTCTGCCATCTCTAAGGCTTTTTCGCAGTTGGGTCTCATACGCCATGGCCAGAGGGCTCATGGGTTGGCGGTGGTTTTGGGTTTGGAGGTCCTGGATGGGTTTGTTGCTAGTGCCCTTGTTGATATGTATGCCAAGTTTGATAAAATGAGGGATGCCCATTTGGTGTTTCGCCGTGTTTTGGAGAAAGATGTTGTCTTGTTCACTGCATTGATTGTGGGTTATGCTCAGCATGGTCTTGATGGGGAAGCTTTAAAGATTTTTGAGGACATGGTCAATAGGGGTGTTAAGCCTAATGAGTATACCCTTGCTTGCATCCTGATAAATTGTGGCAATCTAGGGGATTTAGTTAATGGCCAGTTGATTCATGGTCTTGTAGTTAAGTCTGGTCTGGAATCTGTTGTTGCTTCACAGACTTCACTCCTTACCATGTATTCAAGATGCAACATGATCGAGGATTCTATAAAAGTGTTTAATCAGCTTGATTATGCAAATCAGGTGACCTGGACATCTTTTGTAGTGGGTCTTGTGCAAAATGGCAGAGAGGAGGTTGCTGTGTCAATATTCAGGGAAATGATTCGTTGTTCAATAAGTCCAAATCCTTTCACATTGTCCAGTATTCTTCAAGCATGCTCAAGCCTTGCAATGCTTGAAGTAGGGGAACAGATCCATGCCATAACCATGAAACTAGGATTGGATGGAAATAAGTATGCTGGTGCAGCACTGATTAATTTGTATGGAAAATGTGGAAATATGGATAAGGCGAGATCTGTTTTTGATGTGCTAACTGAGTTAGATGTAGTAGCCATCAATTCAATGATCTATGCTTATGCCCAAAATGGTTTTGGGCATGAAGCACTTGAGCTGTTCGAAAGACTGAAAAATATGGGACTTGTGCCAAATGGTGTGACATTTATCAGTATTCTCTTGGCATGCAACAATGCAGGGTTAGTTGAAGAAGGCTGTCAAATATTTGCCTCCATTAGGAATAATCACAATATTGAATTGACAATAGACCATTTTACTTGTATGATTGATTTGCTAGGACGATCAAGGAGACTTGAAGAGGCTGCAATGTTGATAGAGGAAGTGAGAAATCCGGATGTGGTACTGTGGAGGACACTGCTGAACTCATGTAAGATTCATGGAGAGGTAGAAATGGCAGAGAAAGTTATGAGTAAAATCCTCGAGCTTGCTCCTGGTGATGGGGGAACACATATCCTCTTAACAAATCTTTATGCTTCTGCTGGGAAATGGAACCAGGTGATTGAGATGAAAAGCACAATAAGAGATCTGAAATTGAAGAAAAGTCCTGCAATGAGTTGGGTTGATGTTGATAGAGAGGTGCATACTTTTATGGCAGGAGATTTGTCTCACCCAAG GATTTGgatgaagagaagaaaataa
- the LOC100798433 gene encoding KH domain-containing protein HEN4: protein MQDPATSDTTDHQTTPSPSPSPKRKTTTTTTTTNRSNNKRPVFKVLPGQIAFRLVCHASIVGGLIGSSGSIVSQLRRETACKIHCEDSLSSAEDRVILVIGSVSPRKGLQLGDGGEVEVSSAQEAIVRVFERVWGLEAEKGVNSNRAVNSEVFSKLLAHTSQIGAVVGKGGKNITAIRNSTGAKIRVCPPPQCATKDEELVLITGGILAVKKALISVSHCLQDCPPLCKVPVSSSIPTVSSFDRSSSDPNAELFPRLNSLLTSMEGLSIYERTTNSNESSNRDSKGGEHEVVFRLLCSNNVAGSVIGKRGAIVRALESKTGASIIFAAPLSEHAERIVTISAIESLESCNSPAQDAVILVFARIIEDHIGKGFLQVSSMESPVTARLLVATSTVNSWSGNEGQVILELREVTGADIQILHGESVPNGASDDDVVVQITGEYRCVQNALYKITSRIRDNLSPNEAVTEARPKSNWKVNKDPVKGKPFSRGKSAFPSGRFLPRNAGVHAETILQNGELHTDLSENLERGRGNMFATVTNTTVEIIVSEHVFGSVYGEDGGNLDRIRQISGATVTVYDPSVGTSGGKVVISGTPDQTLAAQSLLQAFIQTGEVS, encoded by the exons ATGCAAGACCCCGCCACCTCCGACACCACCGATCACCAAACGACGCCGTCCCCGTCGCCCTCGCCGAAGCGCAAGAccacgacgacgacgacgacgactaACCGTTCTAACAACAAGCGCCCCGTGTTCAAGGTCCTCCCGGGGCAGATCGCGTTCCGCCTCGTGTGCCACGCGTCCATCGTCGGCGGCCTCATCGGCAGCTCCGGCTCCATCGTGTCGCAGCTCCGCCGCGAGACCGCCTGCAAAATCCACTGCGAGGACTCCCTCTCCTCCGCCGAGGACCGCGTCATCCTCGTCATCGGCTCCGTCTCGCCGCGAAAGGGCCTTCAACTCGGCGACGGCGGCGAGGTCGAGGTCTCCAGCGCGCAGGAAGCCATCGTTAGGGTTTTCGAGAGGGTTTGGGGCCTCGAGGCCGAGAAAGGCGTCAATTCTAACAGAGCCGTTAACAGCGAGGTTTTCTCGAAGTTGCTAGCTCACACTTCGCAGATTGGTGCTGTTGTTGGCAAAGGAGGGAAGAACATAACCGCCATTAGGAACAGTACCGGTGCCAAAATTAGGGTTTGTCCTCCTCCGCAATGCGCCACTAAAGACGAAGAGTTAGTTCTA ATAACTGGTGGAATTTTGGCTGTAAAGAAAGCACTGATTTCTGTATCTCATTGTCTTCAAGATTGTCCGCCATTATGCAAAGTTCCCGTTTCTTCTAGTATACCCACTGTTAGCTCTTTTGATAGGTCGTCCTCTGATCCAAATGCTGAACTTTTTCCTCGCCTTAATTCATTGTTAACCTCCATGGAAGGTTTATCTATATATGAACGGACCACAAACTCCAATGAATCCTCTAACCGTGACTCAAAAGGTGGAGAACACGAAGTTGTGTTCAGACTACTTTGCTCTAATAATGTAGCTGGGAGCGTGATTGGCAAAAGAGGGGCTATAGTCAGAGCTCTGGAAAGTAAAACAGGTGCTTCTATTATCTTTGCAGCTCCTTTAAGCGAGCATGCCGAGCGCATTGTCACCATTTCTGCTATCGAG AGCCTTGAATCTTGTAATTCTCCTGCACAAGATGCTGTTATTCTTGTCTTTGCTAGAATTATTGAAGATCACATTGGAAAGGGTTTTCTCCAAGTCTCTAGTATGGAATCACCTGTAACTGCAAGGCTTTTAGTTGCAACAAGCACGGTAAATAGCTGGAGTGGCAATGAAGGTCAGGTGATTTTAGAATTGAGAGAAGTAACTGGGGCTGACATACAAATATTGCATGGAGAGTCAGTTCCTAACGGTGCTTCAGATGACGATGTGGTGGTGCAG ATCACTGGAGAATACAGATGTGTACAAAATGCCCTATATAAAATTACTTCTAGAATCAGGGATAATCTTTCACCCAATGAGGCGGTTACTGAAGCAAGACCGAAATCCAATTGGAAAGTGAATAAGGATCCTGTAAAGGGTAAACCTTTTTCCCGTGGAAAATCTGCGTTTCCTTCTGGGAGGTTTCTGCCACGG AATGCAGGGGTCCATGCTGAAACAATATTACAAAATGGAGAATTACATACGGATTTAAGTGAGAATTTGGAACGTGGGAG AGGAAACATGTTTGCTACGGTGACAAATACTACTGTGGAGATAATAGTTTCTGAACACGTCTTTGGTTCTGTTTATGGTGAAGATGGTGGCAATTTGGATCGAATCAGACAG ATTTCAGGTGCAACTGTTACGGTTTATGATCCTTCCGTTGGTACAAGTGGAGGGAAAGTTGTCATATCTGGGACACCAGATCAAACCTTGGCAGCGCAGAGCTTGCTTCAAGCCTTTATTCAAACGGGAGAAGTAAGCTGA